One genomic window of Panicum hallii strain FIL2 chromosome 6, PHallii_v3.1, whole genome shotgun sequence includes the following:
- the LOC112897882 gene encoding mitochondrial metalloendopeptidase OMA1-like — translation MLPPNHPQTIRVQRIADHLIAAACDDTNYGPRRLSARIRRPFDGIHWTVGVVDAGGYVTGFSTATGDIVVSTGLLWCLRQDDAVAAVLGHEVGHVIARHSEKRARNWFLAGLLANFAGELLLLHDDAPPEDRAAARSEWQSLFMRPCYRSQEYEADRLGLLLLAAAGYDPRASPPMYRKLGEMGADAAADDVDATHPPSAKRAERLSEAKVMDQALELHREAALYGKGAAARGSWTWMTRKFYGNAEFHVPVHEKTNSGT, via the coding sequence ATGCTCCCCCCGAACCACCCCCAGACCATCCGGGTGCAGCGCATCGCCGACCACCTCATCGCCGCCGCGTGTGACGACACGAACTACGGGCCGCGGAGGCTCTCGGCGAGGATCCGGCGCCCCTTCGACGGCATCCACTGGACCGTTGGCGTGGTCGACGCGGGGGGGTACGTCACCGGGTTCAGCACCGCGACCGGCGACATCGTGGTCTCCACGGGGCTCCTCTGGTGCCTGCGCCAGGACGACGCCGTCGCCGCGGTGCTCGGGCACGAGGTCGGGCACGTGATCGCGAGGCACAGCGAGAAGAGGGCGAGGAACTGGTTCCTGGCCGGCCTCCTCGCCAACTTCGCCGGGGAGCTTCTGCTCCTGCACGACGACGCGCCGCCGGAAGATcgtgcggcggcgcggagcgagTGGCAGTCGCTCTTCATGCGGCCGTGCTACCGCAGCCAGGAGTACGAGGCGGATCGCCTCGGGCTcctcctgctcgccgccgcggggTACGACCCGCGCGCGAGCCCGCCGATGTACAGGAAGCTCGGAGAGATGGGGGCAGACGCGGCGGCGGACGACGTGGACGCGACGCATCCTCCGAGCGCGAAGAGAGCTGAGCGCCTGTCGGAGGCCAAGGTCATGGACCAGGCGCTGGAGCTGCACAGAGAAGCAGCTCTGTACGGCAAGGGCGCCGCAGCTCGAGGTTCCTGGACTTGGATGACTCGAAAATTCTACGGAAATGCCGAATTTCATGTGCCTGTGCACGAGAAGACAAATTCAGGCACTTAA
- the LOC112897735 gene encoding uncharacterized protein LOC112897735 has translation MAGVESSAAPPQAPPPPPPREAAPAPAGRLADCVVVFVVFGFFGFAWMSSAANAAFIAAEWGYGAGSIEEASAKEIALAASVLLGVFLHAVVLVILGMCWRHESRRSETREVGGGGGTAAQPVRVYQDPVPGAVIVSLVVVFMIVALGVLMLEESWAKRAGYLLLETVFFLGFIVYCFVTCPLLIIRIFVASCAERRETTGSH, from the exons ATGGCGGGCGTCGAGTCGTCCGCCGCTCCGCcccaggcgccgccgccgccgcctccgcgggAGGCCGCCCCGGCGCCGGCTGGGCGCCTCGCCGACTGCGTCGTCGTGTTCgtcgtcttcggcttcttcggcTTCGCGTGGATGAGCAGCGCCGCCAACGCCGCCTTCATCGCCGCTGAGTGGGGCTACGGCGCGGGCTCCATCGAAGAGGCCTCCGCAAAGGAGATCGCCCTCGCCGCCTCGGTGCTCCTCGGGGTTTTCCTCCACGCCGTGGTGCTCGTCATCCTCGGCATGTGTTGGCGCCATGAGAGCCGCAGGTCTGAGACTCGAGAG GTTGGTGGGGGTGGAGGCACGGCGGCGCAGCCGGTGCGCGTCTACCAGGATCCAGTTCCTGGCGCCGTTATCGTGTCTCTCGTCGTGGTGTTCATGATCGTAGCCTTGGGCGTGCTGATGCTAGAGGAATCGTGGGCAAAGAGAGCTGGCTACCTGCTTCTGGAAAccgtgttcttcctcgggttTATTGTCTACTGCTTTGTGACTTGTCCGCTTCTTATCATCCGAATATTTGTGGCTAGCTGTGCTGAGAGGCGTGAAACCACTGGATCCCATTGA
- the LOC112898267 gene encoding uncharacterized protein LOC112898267 encodes MASEAAESSRAREEAAEREASGEVARQPQRSWVALASIPVVYGASDAGAKALAPGSADLLLELHDRPRASYLVVPERLAPDRRWHGDPNNFPYIIAAAPDHLLFTASQMATQGRSVLDPDYFLCNVSDGTAARLPAVPAEFPTMLFPRSTMGLIADPRCPGHYMIAQLHPADEAAMKRHDALLCYSTATGQWSVKQLASAPDHEPWGAHGVIAHGGLLWWVDIAYGMLFCDPFDDHPRLRLVPLPTGCEMHGLGNGARPTNLMDQRRLIRPSQGMLRYVEIQGLSYDHADVDDPISPAVTMWTLVDPEGPHPWRFECEASFDDIWAHDSYVAAGLPQGKVPKLALVDPNNHDVVYFFQDTALFALDVRARRVLACEECFVDRVFQEPIFQYSRFIDAWELPPTVRGDGPATSDGGSGTKGPEHEEESDATTGSDDFDEVASLLCQLEIKSQPDKEHSSSELRITAALEAEGFDQSDFWLLD; translated from the exons ATGGCGTCTGAGGCGGCGGAGTCGTCGCGCGCCCGCGAGGAAGCGGCGGAGCGGGAGGCGTCCGGGGAGGTGGCGCGCCAGCCGCAGCGCTCGTGGGTGGCGCTCGCGTCCATCCCCGTCGTCTACGGAGCCAGCGACGCGGGGGCCAAGGCGCTCGCCCCCGGCTCCGCCGACCTCCTGCTCGAGCTCCACGACCGGCCGCGCGCCTCCTACCTGGTGGTACCCGAGCGCCTCGCCCCCGACCGGCGTTGGCACGGCGATCCCAACAACTTCCCCTACAtcatcgccgccgcccccgaccACCTCCTCTTCACGGCCAGCCAGATGGCCACCCAGGGCCGGAGCGTACTCGACCCCGACTACTTCCTCTGCAACGTCAGCGACGGCACCGCGGCCCGCCTCCCCGCCGTGCCCGCCGAGTTCCCCACCATGCTCTTCCCCCGCAGCACCATGGGCCTCATCGCCGacccgcgctgccccggccaCTACATGATCGCGCAGCTCCACCCCGCCGACGAGGCCGCCATGAAGCGCCACGACGCCCTCCtctgctactccaccgccaccggccAGTGGTCCGTCAAGCAGCTCGCCTCCGCCCCCGACCACGAGCCCTGGGGCGCGCACGGCGTCATCGCCCACGGCGGCCTACTCTGGTGGGTCGACATCGCCTACGGCATGCTCTTCTGCGACCCGTTCGACGACCACCCGCGCCTGCGCCTCGTCCCGCTCCCGACCGGCTGCGAGATGCACGGCCTCGGCAACGGCGCCCGCCCCACCAATCTCATGGACCAGCGCCGCCTCATCAGGCCAAGCCAGGGCATGCTGCGCTACGTCGAGATCCAGGGCCTCTCCTACGACCACGCCGACGTCGACGACCCGATCAGCCCCGCCGTCACGATGTGGACGCTCGTCGATCCGGAGGGCCCGCATCCCTGGAGGTTTGAGTGCGAGGCGTCCTTCGACGATATCTGGGCCCACGACAGCTACGTTGCCGCCGGTCTGCCGCAGGGCAAGGTGCCCAAGCTCGCCCTCGTCGACCCCAACAACCACGACGTCGTCTACTTCTTCCAGGACACGGCGCTCTTCGCCTTGGACGTGCGCGCGAGGCGGGTCCTTGCCTGCGAGGAATGCTTCGTGGACCGTGTTTTCCAGGAACCCATATTCCAGTACTCCCGCTTCATCGATGCCTGGGAGCTGCCACCCACGGTTCGCGGCGACGGTCCTGCTACATCAGACG GTGGAAGTGGGACGAAAGGGCCTGAACACGAGGAAGAATCGGACGCGACGACAGGATCCGATGACTTTGACGAAGTGGCATCTTTGCTATGCCAGCTGGAGATCAAGAGCCAGCCAGACAAGGAGCATTCGTCGAGTGAGCTGCGGATCACCGCCGCTCTCGAGGCTGAGGGATTTGACCAATCTGATTTTTGGCTTTTGGATTAA
- the LOC112898268 gene encoding probable mediator of RNA polymerase II transcription subunit 26c, with product MALRRSKPFLAAFPLIDAAIEGAGAGGVLSRDEFRSARARIVELLCDAADDDEKVEGFCELLDEAMAGSLATLRAVPPEKIELASGDLVGAVGALMKDHPSERVRELARDVVRGWRAGVKAELARARAAMDVLDGLSSTPPPPLRDETAPMADYNTKAKKIPEEPPRPRKSTVASSCRRISTAESKKGAPVVGTSNAKPSANMGAPAIVPAQPKKTPPAVEAEDAKRRRTIQVIEPPRPPPGMNKGQMQRNAHPARCAAARCFVKSSSLGMRV from the exons ATGGCGCTCCGCCGCTCGAAGCCCTTCTTGGCGGCGTTCCCGCTCATCGACGCCGCCATCGAGGGCGCCGGCGCTGGCGGCGTCCTCTCCCGCGACGAGTTCCGGAGCGCCAGGGCCCGGATCGTCGAGCTGCTCTGCGACGCCGCGGACGACGATGAGAAGGTGGAGGGCTTCTGCGAGCTGCTGGACGAGGCCATGGCGGGGTCGCTCGCCACGCTGCGGGCCGTGCCCCCCGAGAAGATCGAGCTGGCGTCCGGCGATCTGGTCGGTGCCGTCGGCGCCCTGATGAAGGACCACCCGTCGGAGCGGGTCCGTGAGCTCGCGCGCGACGTCGTGCGCGGGTGGAGGGCGGGCGTCAAGGCCGAGCTCGCGAGGGCCAGGGCCGCCATGGACGTGCTGGACGGACTCTCATctactccgccgccgcctctcagGGACGAGACAGCGCCCATGGCTGACTACAACACAAAGGCGAAGAAGATCCCGGAGGAGCCGCCTCGTCCAAGGAAGTCAACCGTCGCCAGCAGCTGCCGCCGTATCAGCACGGCGGAGTCCAAGAAGGGGGCTCCAGTCGTCGGCACCAGCAACGCGAAGCCATCAGCGAACATGGGAGCTCCAGCCATTGTCCCAGCGCAGCCGAAGAagacgccgcccgccgtc GAGGCCGAGGACGCGAAGCGGCGGCGCACGATACAGGTGATCGagccaccacggccgccgccggggaTGAACAAGGGCCAAATGCAGCGCAACGCGCACCCGGCACGctgcgcggcggcgaggtgctTCGTGAAGTCGAGCTCGCTTGGGATGAGGGTTTAG
- the LOC112896297 gene encoding uncharacterized protein LOC112896297, which yields MDLPTKFGRIYPQMPLDKTPVPPLLSPHGHPPRLDTEPIELSRARHGAPGLGLALQPAPTSAVRRPVVQAAVLRRRRHPCAPVLLPPGGTASLLATCCLAFRRLVLGYFCTTICRTEQDWNDENTRLVCELFAEQVTAHNRSGTHLNKSGYKNVMEKFKDKTGLDYSRRQFKNKWDKMRREYANWKRLVKETGLGWDNEKKTYTAPDSRWKQLNKDYPGINKFKDGPLQFEELKTIMFEDIRNSGDDHWAPSSGAAPASQQDAEPDEADDRDEDCDDNEASDDCDEYSPEPSRGKRPAPANRKDKGKNQRLQEGIGYKKN from the exons ATGGACCTCCCCACCAAGTTCGGGCGAATTTACCCGCAAATGCCACTGGACAAAACTCCCGTGCCCCCCCTTCTCTCCCCTCACGGACACCCTCCCAGGCTCGACACAGAACCCATCGAGCTCTCACGCGCAAGACATGGAGCTCCCGGCCTAGGGTTAGCTCTGCAGCCCGCCCCCACGTCCGCCGTCCGCCGTCCGGTCGTCCAGGCTGCAGTTCTCCGTCGCCGGCGACATCCCTGCGCCCCCGTTTTGCTGCCTCCAG GTGGAACGGCCTCCCTGCTTGCTACGTGCTGCCTAGCATTCAGAAGGCTTGTGCTTGGTTATTTCTGCACCACCATTTGCCGGACTGAACAAG ATTGGAATGACGAGAACACTAGACTTGTGTGTGAATTATTTGCTGAACAAGTGACGGCACACAATCGCAGTGGCACTCATCTTAACAAGAGTGGCTACAAGAATGTGATGGAAAaatttaaggacaaaaccgggTTGGATTATTCTAGACGGCAGTTCAAAAATAAGTGGGACAAGATGAGGAGAGAGTATGCTAATTGGAAAAGATTGGTTAAGGAAACCGGATTAGGATGGGACAATGAGAAAAAAACCTACACAGCACCAGACAGTAGGTGGAAGCAGCTGAATAAG GATTACCCAGGAATTAACAAGTTCAAAGATGGACCTCTTCAGTTCGAAGAATTGAAGACTATTATGTTTGAAGATATTCGGAACTCGGGAGACGACCATTGGGCTCCATCAAGTGGTGCTGCACCGGCTAGTCAACAGGATGCTGAACCTGATGAAGCGGATGATAGGGATGAAGATTGTGATGATAATGAAGCAAGTGATGACTGTGATGAGTACTCCCCTGAACCTTCAAGGGGAAAGCGTCCTGCTCCTGCTAACCGGAAAGATAAGGGTAAAAACCAAAGACTTCAGGAGGGCATTGGGTACAAAAAGAATTGA
- the LOC112898270 gene encoding uncharacterized protein LOC112898270, with amino-acid sequence MASEAAEPSRAREEAAEREASEAVARQPQRSWVALASIPVVVYGANDARAEAIAPGAADLLLELHDPPRASYLVLPERLVPDPRWREPNNFAYIIAAARDRLLFMASQRATQGRGVLDPDYFLCNVSDGTAARLPAVPADFRIMLFPRRTMGLIADPRCPGHYMIAQLHPDDEAAMKRHDALLCYSTATGQWSVKQLASAPDHEPWGAHGVIAHGGLLWWVDIAYGMLFCDPFDDHPRLRLVPLPTGCEMHGLGNNVRPTILMDQRRLIRPSQGMLRYVEIQGLSYDHADVDDPISPAVTMWTLVDPEGPHPWRFECEASFDDIWAHDSYVAAGLPQGKVPKLALVDPNNHDVVYFFQDTALFALDVRARRVLACEECFVDRVFQDPLFQYSRFIDAWERELPPTVRGDGRASSDGGSGTKGPGHEEESDAGTGSDEEMASLLSQLEVIRSRATRPEAFVD; translated from the exons ATGGCGTCCGAGGCGGCGGAGCCGTCGCGCGCCCGCGAGGAAGCGGCGGAGCGGGAGGCGTCCGAGGCGGTGGCGCGCCAGCCGCAGCGCTCGTGGGTGGCGCTCGCGTCCATCCCCGTCGTCGTCTACGGCGCCAACGACGCGCGGGCCGAGGCGAtcgcccccggcgccgccgaccTCCTGCTCGAGCTCCACGacccgccgcgcgcctcctaCCTGGTCCTGCCCGAGCGCCTCGTCCCCGACCCGCGGTGGCGCGAGCCCAATAACTTCGCCTACatcatcgccgccgcccgcgacCGCCTCCTCTTCATGGCCAGCCAGAGAGCCACCCAGGGCCGGGGCGTCCTCGACCCCGACTACTTCCTCTGCAACGTCAGCGACGGCACCGCGGCCCGCCTCCCCGCCGTGCCCGCCGACTTCCGCATCATGCTCTTCCCCCGCCGCACCATGGGCCTCATCGCCGacccgcgctgccccggccaCTACATGATCGCGCAGCTCCACCCCGACGACGAGGCCGCCATGAAGCGCCACGACGCCCTCCtctgctactccaccgccaccggccAGTGGTCCGTCAAGCAGCTCGCCTCCGCCCCCGACCACGAGCCCTGGGGCGCGCACGGCGTCATCGCCCACGGCGGCCTACTCTGGTGGGTCGACATCGCCTACGGCATGCTCTTCTGCGACCCGTTCGACGACCACCCGCGCCTGCGCCTCGTCCCGCTCCCGACCGGCTGCGAGATGCACGGCCTCGGCAACAACGTCCGCCCCACCATTCTCATGGACCAGCGCCGCCTCATCAGGCCAAGCCAGGGCATGCTGCGCTACGTCGAGATCCAGGGCCTCTCCTACGACCACGCCGACGTCGACGACCCGATCAGCCCCGCCGTCACGATGTGGACGCTCGTCGATCCGGAGGGCCCGCATCCCTGGAGGTTCGAGTGCGAGGCGTCCTTCGACGATATCTGGGCCCACGACAGCTACGTCGCCGCCGGTCTGCCTCAGGGGAAGGTGCCCAAGCTCGCCCTCGTCGACCCCAACAACCACGACGTCGTCTACTTCTTCCAGGACACGGCGCTCTTCGCCTTGGACGTGCGCGCGAGGCGGGTCCTTGCCTGCGAGGAATGCTTCGTGGACCGTGTTTTCCAGGATCCCCTATTCCAGTACTCCCGCTTCATCGATGCCTGGGAGCGGGAGCTGCCACCCACggttcgcggcgacggtcgtgCTTCATCAGACG GTGGAAGTGGGACGAAAGGGCCTGGACACGAGGAAGAATCGGACGCGGGGACAGGATCCGATGAGGAAATGGCATCTTTGCTGAGCCAATTGGAGGTCATCAGGTCAAGAGCCACCCGACCAGAAGCATTCGTTGACTGA
- the LOC112898271 gene encoding probable mediator of RNA polymerase II transcription subunit 26c, with translation MALRRSKPFLAAFPLIDAAIEGAGAGGVLSRDEFRSARARIVELLCDAADDDEKVEGFCELLDEAMAGSLATLRAVSPEKIELASGDLVGAVGALMKDHPSERVRELARDVVRGWRAGVKAELARAKAAMDVLDGLSSTPPPPLRDETAPMADSNTTAKKIPEEPPRPRKSTVSSSCRRISTAESKKGAPIVGTSNAKPSANMGAPAEEEKMEATKRKLHERYQEAEDAKRRRTIQVIEPPRPPPGMNKGQMQRNAHPARCAAERCFVKSSTLGMRV, from the exons ATGGCGCTCCGCCGCTCGAAGCCCTTCCTGGCGGCGTTCCCGCTCATCGACGCCGCCATCGAGGGCGCCGGCGCTGGCGGCGTCCTCTCCCGCGACGAGTTCCGGAGCGCCAGGGCCCGGATCGTCGAGCTGCTCTGCGACGCCGCGGACGACGATGAGAAGGTGGAGGGCTTCTGCGAGCTGCTGGACGAGGCCATGGCGGGGTCGCTCGCCACGCTGCGGGCCGTGTCCCCCGAGAAGATCGAGCTGGCGTCCGGCGATCTGGTCGGCGCCGTCGGCGCGCTGATGAAGGACCACCCGTCGGAGCGGGTCCGTGAGCTCGCGCGCGACGTCGTGCGCGGGTGGAGGGCGGGCGTCAAGGCCGAGCTTGCCAGGGCCAAGGCAGCCATGGACGTGCTGGACGGACTCTCATctactccgccgccgcctctcagGGACGAGACAGCGCCCATGGCTGACTCCAACACAACCGCGAAGAAGATCCCGGAAGAGCCGCCTCGTCCAAGGAAGTCAACCGTCTCCAGCAGCTGCCGCCGTATCAGCACGGCGGAGTCCAAGAAGGGGGCCCCGATCGTCGGCACAAGCAACGCGAAGCCATCAGCGAACATGGGAGCTCCAGCC gaggaggagaagatggaGGCCACGAAGCGCAAGCTCCACGAGCGGTACCAGGAGGCCGAGGACGCGAAGCGGCGGCGCACGATACAGGTGATCGagccaccacggccgccgccggggaTGAACAAGGGCCAAATGCAGCGGAACGCGCACCCGGCACGCTGCGCGGCGGAGAGGTGCTTCGTGAAGTCTAGCACTCTTGGGATGAGGGTTTAG